Proteins from a genomic interval of Nematostella vectensis chromosome 5, jaNemVect1.1, whole genome shotgun sequence:
- the LOC5513178 gene encoding uncharacterized protein LOC5513178, whose translation MKEHINDHVKLPAFGLSDHATVELQPLACCNQPTAKHFILFFSVRDTPLTNKIAMRLYLEKIDVLESCEEMTQILEEAITFGMDTIIPLPRKTVVANEAPWVNTQLKYFVRRLQKALASSSMLDSRMLRNTVNRERKACREKYYEAKKVKRLSGISKAVRVDPVFDLKHLTGVEGEVAKDSKLLANFINDSFLSPMSVFTPLSRESPAHAYTHLAESEPTTITEHSFITKLSALNAKKASGPDSIPAWLLKDNADLIAAPVAAIFNSSFRECQLPKSCKRADITPLSKQTPILDVNKHLRPISLIPILSKVAEKYVKPAVLKKIDPNQFGTVSNSCTTHSLITMLHNWYKNTDGNGSTVHVVLFHFKKAFDLIDHRILLGKIEEYDLPVWTIK comes from the exons ATGAAAGAGCACATTAACGATCATGTCAAGCTCCCTGCATTTGGCCTTTCGGATCACGCTACCGTCGAGCTCCAGCCCTTGGCTTGCTGCAATCAGCCAACAGCCAAACACTTCATTCTATTCTTTTCTGTAAGAGATACACCTCTTACAAACAAGATCGCAATGAGGTTATATTTGGAGAAAATCGACGTTTTGGAGTCCTGTGAGGAGATGACGCAGATCTTAGAAGAGGCTATCACTTTTGGCATGGATACAATAATTCCTTTACCACGGAAAACAGTAGTAGCAAACGAGGCGCCCTGGGTGAATACCCAGCTCAAGTATTTTGTTCGACGTCTGCAGAAGGCACTGGCCAGCAGTAGCATGCTTGATTCTCGCATGCTACGAAATACAGTCAACCGAGAAAGGAAGGCTTGTCGGGAAAAATACTACGAGGCGAAG AAAGTGAAAAGGCTCAGCGGTATCTCTAAGGCAGTCCGCGTGGACCCAGTATTTGATCTCAAGCACCTCACTGGCGTTGAGGGTGAAGTTGCAAAAGACTCGAAGCTCCTGGCCAATTTTATAAATGACTCTTTTCTATCACCAATGAGTGTTTTTACGCCCTTGAGTCGAGAGTCACCTGCGCACGCCTACACTCACCTTGCCGAGTCCGAGCCTACCACCATAACGGAACACTCGTTTATCACTAAGTTATCCGCATTAAATGCCAAAAAGGCGTCTGGTCCAGATAGTATACCCGCGTGGCTTTTAAAAGATAATGCCGACCTGATCGCTGCCCCTGTTGCGGCTATTTTTAACTCCTCCTTTCGGGAGTGCCAACTTCCGAAATCTTGTAAAAGAGCCGATATCACTCCTCTTTCCAAGCAAACACCTATTTTGGATGTCAACAAACACCTTAGACCAATCTCGCTGATCCCGATCTTGTCAAAGGTGGCTGAAAAATATGTTAAACCCGCTGTACTGAAGAAAATAGATCCAAACCAATTTGGGACAGTCTCAAATTCCTGCACGACGCATTCGCTTATTACTATGCTACACAATTGGTACAAGAATACCGACGGGAATGGCTCAACAGTACACGTAGTACTCTTCCACTTCAAAAAAGCCTTCGATCTCATTGATCACCGGATACTTCTTGGTAAAATAGAGGAGTACGATCTGCCCGTGTGGACTATCAAATGA
- the LOC125563000 gene encoding uncharacterized protein LOC125563000 isoform X2, which produces MVSFALHFNERVEPEEIDHKKIQRALKAKDDGDVSDSAYHELKMVAGSSLPSLYGIQKERKAQNAIIPITEFEGNAKGCSRSIKDILSYSSDVIGNAGGNVITLRFSGDGRKTTKKLGSVMTTFCFPAENSVKRSPEREYCISIYDGKESYDILKATLRGVFDEMKALGRTGILVNGLEYTIDWVMCADWKFMACILGINSPCALYFCIWCECSKRMIRDFSIPQWPITRTLNQCRARVGCPNAKGVQCLPLVDIEFTKVIPDTLHLKLRIMGKLLNQVACWAIEQNVKKAMEEAIEALGVRFCFYDVQDDSGKTTTKWSSLDCDGLETIIRGLDIHAFLGDMENKSITSLDCLTKAQLVEECRKFHLRSTGTKDFLRATLKDHLDRNNIVFEPSSTPTCEKTVLSISELTQVWKSLMVLTDALGANPGDEAYLRADAFQEKARQWGTKFRKATFDEDVIPYIHVLVYHVPQFLEIHGTIHQFNCQTVEKKNHMQNKTFHRGSQKGGKNSNYTVQIMERENRKLFSRENNLERVKRKYQKQ; this is translated from the exons ATGGTCAGTTTTGCCCTACATTTCAATGAGAGGGTTGAGCCTGAGGAGATTGACCATAAAAAGATCCAAAGAGCTCTCAAG gccaaagatgatggtgatgtttctGACTCAGCATACCATGAGCTAAAGATGGTAGCTGGGTCCAGCTTGCCATCACTGTATGGGATacagaaagagagaaaagCTCAAAATGCAATCATTCCTATTACAGAATTTGAAGGG AATGCAAAAGGATGTTCAAGATCCATCAAGGACATTCTAAGTTATAGTTCAGATGTCATTGGAAATGCAGGGGGCAATGTTATAACCCTTCGGTTTTCTGGTGATGGTAGAAAAACCACCAAAAAACTTGGGAGTGTTATGACAACCTTCTGCTTTCCAGCAGAAAACTCTGTTAAAAGAAGCCCAGAAAGGGAATACTGTATATCTATATATGATG gCAAGGAGTCATATGACATCCTAAAGGCGACCTTGAGAGGGGTTTTTGATGAGATGAAGGCCCTAGGGAGAACTGGCATTCTTGTTAATGGCCTTGAATACACTATTGATTG GGTGATGTGTGCTGACTGGAAGTTCATGGCGTGTATTCTCGGAATTAATAGTCCCTGTGCCTTGTACTTCTGCATTTGGTGCGAATGCAGCAAAAGGATGATCAGAGACTTTTCTA TCCCACAATGGCCCATAACCAGAACCTTAAACCAGTGCCGTGCACGTGTTGGGTGTCCAAATGCCAAGGGAGTTCAATGTTTACCTCTCGTGGACATTGAATTTACCAAGGTCATACCCGACACCCTGCACCTCAAATTGAGGATCATGGGAAAACTTCTCAACCAG GTTGCTTGCTGGGCTATAGAGCAGAATGTTAAAAAAGCCATGGAAGAAGCAATAGAAGCTTtgg GTGTGAGGTTTTGTTTCTATGATGTCCAGGATGACAGTGGCAAAACCACAACCAAGTGGAGCTCTTTGGATT GTGATGGTTTGGAAACTATCATTAGGGGGCTTGATATCCATGCCTTCCTAGGAGACATGGAGAACAAGTCCATCACCAGCCTTGACTGTCTGACCAAAGCCCAGCTAGTGGAGGAATGTAGGAAGTTCCATCTGAGGTCGACAGGCACCAAGGACTTCCTACGTGCCACACTCAAGGATCATCTTGACCGCAACAACATAGTGTTTGAg CCATCGTCCACTCCCACTTGTGAGAAAACAGTTCTTAGCATATCAGAGCTGACACAAGTGTGGAAAAGTTTGATGGTCCTCACTGATGCTCTTGGGGCAAATCCTGGAGATGAAGCATATCTTCGAGCAGATGCTTTTCAAGAAAAGGCCCGCCAATGGGGAACCAAATTTAGAAAGGCCACGTTTGATGAG GATGTAATTCCATATATACATG TTCTTGTTTATCATGTCCCCCAATTTTTGGAGATTCATGGCACGATCCACCAGTTCAATTGCCAGACAGTGGAAAAGAAAAACCACATGCAGAACAAGACATTCCACAGGGGTAGCCAGAAAGGGGGGAAAAATAGCAACTACACTGTACAG ATCATGGAGAGggaaaacagaaaactgtTCAGTAGGGAAAATAATTTGGAAAGGGTCAagagaaaatatcaaaagcagtga
- the LOC125563000 gene encoding uncharacterized protein LOC125563000 isoform X3 — protein sequence MVSFALHFNERVEPEEIDHKKIQRALKNAKGCSRSIKDILSYSSDVIGNAGGNVITLRFSGDGRKTTKKLGSVMTTFCFPAENSVKRSPEREYCISIYDGKESYDILKATLRGVFDEMKALGRTGILVNGLEYTIDWVMCADWKFMACILGINSPCALYFCIWCECSKRMIRDFSIPQWPITRTLNQCRARVGCPNAKGVQCLPLVDIEFTKVIPDTLHLKLRIMGKLLNQVACWAIEQNVKKAMEEAIEALGVRFCFYDVQDDSGKTTTKWSSLDCDGLETIIRGLDIHAFLGDMENKSITSLDCLTKAQLVEECRKFHLRSTGTKDFLRATLKDHLDRNNIVFEPSSTPTCEKTVLSISELTQVWKSLMVLTDALGANPGDEAYLRADAFQEKARQWGTKFRKATFDEDVIPYIHVLVYHVPQFLEIHGTIHQFNCQTVEKKNHMQNKTFHRGSQKGGKNSNYTVQSRVILGCTKLELIEQCMSNQPQFLILGAKNGKLFSCYLTTVGVPSIHG from the exons ATGGTCAGTTTTGCCCTACATTTCAATGAGAGGGTTGAGCCTGAGGAGATTGACCATAAAAAGATCCAAAGAGCTCTCAAG AATGCAAAAGGATGTTCAAGATCCATCAAGGACATTCTAAGTTATAGTTCAGATGTCATTGGAAATGCAGGGGGCAATGTTATAACCCTTCGGTTTTCTGGTGATGGTAGAAAAACCACCAAAAAACTTGGGAGTGTTATGACAACCTTCTGCTTTCCAGCAGAAAACTCTGTTAAAAGAAGCCCAGAAAGGGAATACTGTATATCTATATATGATG gCAAGGAGTCATATGACATCCTAAAGGCGACCTTGAGAGGGGTTTTTGATGAGATGAAGGCCCTAGGGAGAACTGGCATTCTTGTTAATGGCCTTGAATACACTATTGATTG GGTGATGTGTGCTGACTGGAAGTTCATGGCGTGTATTCTCGGAATTAATAGTCCCTGTGCCTTGTACTTCTGCATTTGGTGCGAATGCAGCAAAAGGATGATCAGAGACTTTTCTA TCCCACAATGGCCCATAACCAGAACCTTAAACCAGTGCCGTGCACGTGTTGGGTGTCCAAATGCCAAGGGAGTTCAATGTTTACCTCTCGTGGACATTGAATTTACCAAGGTCATACCCGACACCCTGCACCTCAAATTGAGGATCATGGGAAAACTTCTCAACCAG GTTGCTTGCTGGGCTATAGAGCAGAATGTTAAAAAAGCCATGGAAGAAGCAATAGAAGCTTtgg GTGTGAGGTTTTGTTTCTATGATGTCCAGGATGACAGTGGCAAAACCACAACCAAGTGGAGCTCTTTGGATT GTGATGGTTTGGAAACTATCATTAGGGGGCTTGATATCCATGCCTTCCTAGGAGACATGGAGAACAAGTCCATCACCAGCCTTGACTGTCTGACCAAAGCCCAGCTAGTGGAGGAATGTAGGAAGTTCCATCTGAGGTCGACAGGCACCAAGGACTTCCTACGTGCCACACTCAAGGATCATCTTGACCGCAACAACATAGTGTTTGAg CCATCGTCCACTCCCACTTGTGAGAAAACAGTTCTTAGCATATCAGAGCTGACACAAGTGTGGAAAAGTTTGATGGTCCTCACTGATGCTCTTGGGGCAAATCCTGGAGATGAAGCATATCTTCGAGCAGATGCTTTTCAAGAAAAGGCCCGCCAATGGGGAACCAAATTTAGAAAGGCCACGTTTGATGAG GATGTAATTCCATATATACATG TTCTTGTTTATCATGTCCCCCAATTTTTGGAGATTCATGGCACGATCCACCAGTTCAATTGCCAGACAGTGGAAAAGAAAAACCACATGCAGAACAAGACATTCCACAGGGGTAGCCAGAAAGGGGGGAAAAATAGCAACTACACTGTACAG
- the LOC125563000 gene encoding uncharacterized protein LOC125563000 isoform X1 has product MVSFALHFNERVEPEEIDHKKIQRALKAKDDGDVSDSAYHELKMVAGSSLPSLYGIQKERKAQNAIIPITEFEGNAKGCSRSIKDILSYSSDVIGNAGGNVITLRFSGDGRKTTKKLGSVMTTFCFPAENSVKRSPEREYCISIYDGKESYDILKATLRGVFDEMKALGRTGILVNGLEYTIDWVMCADWKFMACILGINSPCALYFCIWCECSKRMIRDFSIPQWPITRTLNQCRARVGCPNAKGVQCLPLVDIEFTKVIPDTLHLKLRIMGKLLNQVACWAIEQNVKKAMEEAIEALGVRFCFYDVQDDSGKTTTKWSSLDCDGLETIIRGLDIHAFLGDMENKSITSLDCLTKAQLVEECRKFHLRSTGTKDFLRATLKDHLDRNNIVFEPSSTPTCEKTVLSISELTQVWKSLMVLTDALGANPGDEAYLRADAFQEKARQWGTKFRKATFDEDVIPYIHVLVYHVPQFLEIHGTIHQFNCQTVEKKNHMQNKTFHRGSQKGGKNSNYTVQSRVILGCTKLELIEQCMSNQPQFLILGAKNGKLFSCYLTTVGVPSIHG; this is encoded by the exons ATGGTCAGTTTTGCCCTACATTTCAATGAGAGGGTTGAGCCTGAGGAGATTGACCATAAAAAGATCCAAAGAGCTCTCAAG gccaaagatgatggtgatgtttctGACTCAGCATACCATGAGCTAAAGATGGTAGCTGGGTCCAGCTTGCCATCACTGTATGGGATacagaaagagagaaaagCTCAAAATGCAATCATTCCTATTACAGAATTTGAAGGG AATGCAAAAGGATGTTCAAGATCCATCAAGGACATTCTAAGTTATAGTTCAGATGTCATTGGAAATGCAGGGGGCAATGTTATAACCCTTCGGTTTTCTGGTGATGGTAGAAAAACCACCAAAAAACTTGGGAGTGTTATGACAACCTTCTGCTTTCCAGCAGAAAACTCTGTTAAAAGAAGCCCAGAAAGGGAATACTGTATATCTATATATGATG gCAAGGAGTCATATGACATCCTAAAGGCGACCTTGAGAGGGGTTTTTGATGAGATGAAGGCCCTAGGGAGAACTGGCATTCTTGTTAATGGCCTTGAATACACTATTGATTG GGTGATGTGTGCTGACTGGAAGTTCATGGCGTGTATTCTCGGAATTAATAGTCCCTGTGCCTTGTACTTCTGCATTTGGTGCGAATGCAGCAAAAGGATGATCAGAGACTTTTCTA TCCCACAATGGCCCATAACCAGAACCTTAAACCAGTGCCGTGCACGTGTTGGGTGTCCAAATGCCAAGGGAGTTCAATGTTTACCTCTCGTGGACATTGAATTTACCAAGGTCATACCCGACACCCTGCACCTCAAATTGAGGATCATGGGAAAACTTCTCAACCAG GTTGCTTGCTGGGCTATAGAGCAGAATGTTAAAAAAGCCATGGAAGAAGCAATAGAAGCTTtgg GTGTGAGGTTTTGTTTCTATGATGTCCAGGATGACAGTGGCAAAACCACAACCAAGTGGAGCTCTTTGGATT GTGATGGTTTGGAAACTATCATTAGGGGGCTTGATATCCATGCCTTCCTAGGAGACATGGAGAACAAGTCCATCACCAGCCTTGACTGTCTGACCAAAGCCCAGCTAGTGGAGGAATGTAGGAAGTTCCATCTGAGGTCGACAGGCACCAAGGACTTCCTACGTGCCACACTCAAGGATCATCTTGACCGCAACAACATAGTGTTTGAg CCATCGTCCACTCCCACTTGTGAGAAAACAGTTCTTAGCATATCAGAGCTGACACAAGTGTGGAAAAGTTTGATGGTCCTCACTGATGCTCTTGGGGCAAATCCTGGAGATGAAGCATATCTTCGAGCAGATGCTTTTCAAGAAAAGGCCCGCCAATGGGGAACCAAATTTAGAAAGGCCACGTTTGATGAG GATGTAATTCCATATATACATG TTCTTGTTTATCATGTCCCCCAATTTTTGGAGATTCATGGCACGATCCACCAGTTCAATTGCCAGACAGTGGAAAAGAAAAACCACATGCAGAACAAGACATTCCACAGGGGTAGCCAGAAAGGGGGGAAAAATAGCAACTACACTGTACAG